A region from the Nonlabens sp. YIK11 genome encodes:
- a CDS encoding histidine kinase: MKFNKLIRLILISILIGVGITLVNLFLSGFDTTLKDSLSNIGINSVFAFFLTFVNEALVDYLDRFLSWQKQPAWRLITGIIGSIIVTMVTLFFIIGFIQIVIYDVTVQEYLDKQSLEWYASGVIITLIITLIFHAFFFYKELQKSKIKEQKVIAGSATAQFDALKNQLDPHFLFNSLNVLVSLIEENPEAAVHFTTSLSKVYRYVLEQRGKGLVSLDEELAFARTYVRLLKMRFEDSLDISIPDGVSNPDLQMVPLSLQLLIENAVKHNTISDSQPLKLSIYEDGNQLVVENNLHEKAVVNNSTGVGLNNIASRYALLTAHQMTIEKTRDTFKVVLPLLDANNLQHSKSNLMEAKADDIRLVQAKEKVKDMKKFYDDAVRIIVILIFLGILNYFTSDYPWVIFPALGLGIGLFFQYMRSFDKNIFVNKSWQEKKIEELMNDKNF; encoded by the coding sequence ATGAAATTCAATAAACTCATACGTCTTATTCTTATCAGCATCCTTATAGGTGTTGGGATCACACTGGTCAACCTATTTCTTTCTGGTTTTGATACCACGTTGAAGGACAGTTTATCAAACATAGGCATCAATAGTGTTTTTGCCTTCTTTCTCACGTTTGTCAATGAGGCACTGGTGGATTATCTGGATCGGTTTTTATCTTGGCAAAAACAACCTGCCTGGCGATTGATTACAGGTATCATAGGCTCGATCATCGTCACCATGGTGACGCTGTTTTTCATCATTGGATTTATTCAGATTGTGATTTATGACGTGACTGTCCAGGAATACCTGGATAAGCAAAGTCTGGAATGGTATGCCTCTGGAGTGATCATCACACTCATCATTACGCTTATTTTTCATGCTTTCTTTTTCTATAAGGAACTTCAAAAATCTAAGATCAAGGAGCAAAAAGTCATTGCAGGATCTGCTACCGCTCAATTTGACGCACTTAAGAATCAGCTGGATCCTCATTTTTTATTCAATAGTCTCAACGTTTTAGTTTCTCTCATTGAAGAAAACCCTGAAGCTGCCGTCCATTTTACCACATCGCTGTCCAAAGTATACCGTTATGTGTTGGAACAACGCGGCAAAGGATTGGTGTCACTGGATGAGGAATTGGCTTTTGCCAGGACCTATGTAAGACTTCTCAAGATGAGGTTTGAAGACAGCCTGGATATTTCCATTCCAGATGGTGTTTCAAATCCCGATTTACAGATGGTCCCATTGTCCCTACAGCTGCTTATTGAAAACGCAGTCAAGCATAACACCATAAGCGACAGCCAGCCCTTAAAACTTTCTATTTATGAAGATGGGAATCAATTAGTCGTGGAAAATAACCTTCATGAAAAGGCAGTCGTTAACAACAGTACCGGCGTTGGTCTCAATAATATCGCATCTAGATATGCCTTGCTGACAGCTCATCAAATGACCATTGAGAAAACAAGAGACACCTTTAAAGTCGTCTTGCCACTATTAGACGCCAACAACCTTCAACACTCAAAATCCAATCTTATGGAAGCCAAAGCCGATGACATTAGACTCGTACAAGCTAAAGAAAAGGTCAAGGACATGAAAAAGTTTTATGACGATGCCGTGCGCATCATTGTAATTCTCATATTTCTGGGAATTCTCAATTATTTCACAAGCGATTATCCTTGGGTGATCTTTCCAGCTTTAGGCCTTGGAATAGGATTGTTCTTCCAGTATATGCGCAGTTTTGACAAAAATATCTTTGTCAATAAAAGCTGGCAGGAAAAGAAAATAGAGGAATTAATGAACGATAAAAACTTCTAG
- a CDS encoding 2TM domain-containing protein codes for MNTTETYQERYSRAKARVFELKAFYNHVIIYVIINLGLAALNYYQNEWRFPWFLFPLLGWGIGLMSLAAKTYRFNPFINKDWEERKLRELMDGEESHTLRNNS; via the coding sequence ATGAACACGACCGAAACCTATCAAGAGCGATATTCTCGCGCCAAAGCCCGCGTATTTGAACTCAAGGCATTTTATAATCACGTCATTATATATGTGATCATCAACTTAGGTCTGGCAGCATTGAATTATTACCAGAATGAATGGCGTTTCCCGTGGTTTTTATTTCCGTTGTTGGGTTGGGGCATAGGCTTGATGAGTCTTGCTGCAAAAACCTATAGATTCAATCCTTTTATCAATAAAGATTGGGAAGAACGTAAACTACGTGAACTCATGGATGGTGAAGAGTCACATACTTTAAGAAACAACTCATGA
- a CDS encoding LytR/AlgR family response regulator transcription factor gives MNILIVEDEKPAARRLTRMLEKIDLQVSAAVHSVKEAVEYLSSNTAPDLIFLDIQLSDGLSFEIFEHVQVDSAIIFTTAYDEYALKAFKLNSIDYLLKPIDAEELEQAVDKYKLRFRESDNSQSTVTNINPADLQQIAALLTNQTTSYKNRYTAKVGEHIKLFTADEIQLFYSENKGTYINLHNGRNYLIDSKLEHVETELDPKKFFRISRQAIVSIDSINDIVAYTNSRLKVKINSFDEFDLVVSRERVKEFKGWLEG, from the coding sequence ATGAATATATTGATTGTAGAAGATGAAAAACCTGCAGCGAGAAGGTTGACTCGCATGCTGGAAAAGATCGATTTGCAGGTGAGCGCGGCAGTGCACTCTGTCAAGGAAGCTGTGGAGTACCTTTCCAGCAACACTGCGCCAGATTTGATCTTTCTGGATATACAGCTTAGCGATGGGTTGTCCTTTGAAATCTTTGAGCACGTTCAAGTGGACAGTGCCATTATTTTTACAACGGCCTATGACGAGTACGCCTTGAAGGCCTTCAAGCTCAACAGCATTGACTACCTTTTGAAACCTATCGATGCAGAAGAGTTGGAGCAGGCTGTGGATAAATATAAGTTACGCTTTCGCGAAAGCGATAACTCTCAAAGCACCGTCACTAACATCAATCCTGCAGACCTACAGCAAATTGCCGCGCTACTTACTAATCAGACCACTTCTTATAAAAATAGGTACACGGCCAAGGTTGGGGAACACATCAAGCTTTTTACGGCAGACGAGATACAATTGTTCTATTCAGAAAATAAGGGAACGTACATCAACCTACACAATGGACGCAATTATCTGATCGACTCCAAACTGGAACATGTGGAAACCGAATTGGATCCCAAGAAGTTTTTTAGAATCTCGCGTCAGGCCATCGTGAGCATTGACTCTATTAATGATATAGTTGCGTACACCAATTCCAGATTAAAGGTCAAAATCAATTCGTTTGATGAATTTGATTTAGTGGTAAGTAGGGAACGTGTGAAGGAATTTAAGGGCTGGCTCGAAGGATAA
- a CDS encoding DUF4331 family protein → MKKIALWSSIAVCAVAAVFIAADHLDAPAVANTTSDIADFYAFQGNNVDATTFVVTLPAGDASAQFDENVLIEINIDNTGAEGTPPGVVEDLVIQALRQGDKMYFFGPYRPSETGLNSTIDVNQFKTSVDIGSTKTEGGVSYFAGQRQDAFFFDFEAFNNVVATAPAEGFGTTGNNTFAPLNTNAIVIEIPNSMLGTAPPHIVDQLLNTTTGLPAAYNVWVETKRR, encoded by the coding sequence ATGAAAAAAATTGCCCTTTGGTCAAGTATTGCGGTTTGTGCCGTAGCTGCCGTGTTTATCGCAGCTGACCACCTAGACGCTCCAGCCGTCGCTAACACAACTTCTGATATTGCAGACTTTTATGCCTTTCAAGGAAACAATGTAGATGCTACCACTTTTGTGGTGACACTTCCTGCAGGTGATGCAAGTGCTCAATTTGATGAAAACGTACTTATTGAAATCAACATCGACAATACTGGTGCAGAAGGTACGCCTCCAGGAGTAGTTGAAGATCTTGTGATCCAAGCGTTACGTCAAGGAGACAAGATGTATTTCTTTGGTCCATACAGACCTAGTGAGACAGGATTGAATAGCACCATCGACGTGAATCAATTCAAAACTTCCGTAGATATAGGAAGTACTAAAACTGAAGGTGGTGTAAGCTACTTTGCAGGTCAACGTCAAGATGCATTCTTCTTTGATTTTGAAGCATTCAATAATGTTGTAGCAACTGCTCCAGCAGAAGGTTTTGGAACTACTGGAAATAACACATTTGCACCCTTGAACACTAATGCGATTGTTATTGAAATACCTAATTCTATGTTGGGAACAGCACCACCACACATTGTAGATCAATTATTGAATACAACGACTGGCTTACCAGCTGCCTATAACGTTTGGGTAGAAACAAAAAGAAGATAA
- a CDS encoding DUF4331 family protein yields MKIFNIKYMVLALAVSALAISCNDDDDITDPITASTDFTGTFVQEDQMGRPGINTVFPTTNAQENAFNVTIPANQISQWQGVFSDKVDGLYAAYSNTAGTTLEYETNILGLNQTLLTTALALDVLQVAPNATGPTTYFESTSNFLTGRRLQDDVIDVSLILLFGGNDGARFDGDNGTPELVTDNVGLESGVTSTTFPYLVPASF; encoded by the coding sequence ATGAAAATATTTAATATAAAATACATGGTTCTTGCTCTAGCCGTTAGCGCTCTTGCAATAAGCTGTAATGATGATGATGACATTACAGATCCAATAACCGCAAGTACTGATTTTACAGGTACTTTTGTACAAGAAGATCAAATGGGTCGTCCTGGAATCAACACTGTTTTTCCAACGACAAATGCTCAGGAAAATGCTTTTAACGTTACGATCCCTGCAAATCAAATTTCTCAATGGCAAGGTGTCTTTTCTGATAAAGTAGATGGACTTTATGCTGCTTACAGTAATACCGCTGGAACAACTCTCGAATATGAAACTAATATTTTAGGACTGAACCAAACGTTATTGACGACAGCATTAGCTCTTGATGTTCTTCAAGTAGCACCTAATGCAACTGGACCAACAACCTATTTTGAAAGCACTTCAAACTTTTTGACAGGAAGAAGATTACAAGATGACGTTATTGACGTTTCCTTAATCCTACTTTTTGGTGGAAACGATGGAGCACGTTTTGATGGTGATAACGGTACGCCAGAGCTTGTAACCGATAATGTAGGTTTGGAATCTGGAGTTACATCTACTACGTTCCCATACTTAGTACCAGCTAGTTTCTAG
- a CDS encoding tetratricopeptide repeat protein, translating into MKKIYYVTLLLLILVSCQEAEKTVSKNITDPADYEQYLNQSEQQIIQELKTDIQELKDEVNGDSTRIVWNARIAGKLNTLFDLTGDVAYLNESVRFRESVVKQTAIKPENAKRALAQAYIKQHQFKKADSLMSSFTQTYSAPESQLVQFDIAMELGDYSTAENLLDSLRNTSDYSYLIRAAKWNDHIGQLETTISLMERAMKLAEQSGSQAKVLWSYSNIADYYGHNGQLDKSYEHYLKTLELDPTNTYALKGIAWIAYSNDRDPAEARTILEKLQKRHPIPDYNLELAEVAAFENKTDEANALKEDFMRKVSNPGYGAMYNAYKINELIDAGKTQEAVELAYMEVSHRATPETYDLLGYALLRNGNPKEALANHEEHVIGKTFEPVAQFHSALILKENGRLEEANSFKEELLETEYEMGPMTYKEIQSI; encoded by the coding sequence ATGAAAAAGATATATTACGTTACCCTATTGTTGCTTATTTTGGTTTCTTGTCAAGAAGCTGAAAAAACAGTCTCAAAAAACATCACAGATCCTGCAGATTATGAGCAGTATCTCAACCAGTCAGAACAGCAGATCATTCAGGAATTAAAGACTGACATTCAAGAGCTCAAGGATGAGGTCAATGGAGACTCCACAAGGATCGTGTGGAATGCCAGGATTGCAGGAAAGCTCAACACCTTATTTGATCTCACTGGAGATGTAGCATATTTGAATGAGTCAGTTCGCTTTCGCGAAAGCGTAGTAAAACAAACAGCCATTAAACCAGAGAACGCAAAGCGTGCGTTGGCCCAAGCTTATATTAAACAACACCAATTTAAAAAAGCAGACAGCTTGATGTCCAGCTTTACTCAAACCTACAGCGCTCCAGAGAGCCAGCTCGTGCAATTTGATATTGCGATGGAGTTGGGTGATTACTCTACCGCTGAAAATCTTCTGGACAGTCTTCGCAATACCAGCGACTACTCTTACCTCATACGCGCTGCAAAATGGAATGATCACATAGGTCAACTGGAAACTACGATATCGCTTATGGAGCGCGCCATGAAACTAGCGGAACAAAGCGGTAGCCAGGCGAAGGTTTTATGGAGCTATTCCAACATTGCCGATTATTATGGCCACAATGGTCAATTAGATAAGTCCTATGAACATTATTTAAAGACCTTGGAACTAGATCCTACTAATACTTATGCCCTGAAAGGTATCGCATGGATTGCCTATTCTAATGATCGCGATCCCGCAGAAGCTAGAACAATCTTGGAAAAACTTCAAAAACGTCATCCTATACCAGATTATAATCTTGAACTGGCAGAGGTTGCCGCTTTTGAAAATAAAACAGACGAGGCAAACGCATTGAAAGAGGATTTTATGAGAAAAGTCAGTAATCCTGGATACGGAGCGATGTACAACGCTTACAAAATCAATGAGCTCATTGATGCTGGAAAAACGCAGGAAGCCGTAGAACTGGCTTATATGGAAGTAAGCCACCGTGCCACACCTGAAACTTATGACTTATTAGGATATGCGCTGCTTAGAAATGGTAATCCTAAAGAGGCTTTGGCAAATCATGAAGAACACGTTATAGGTAAAACCTTTGAACCTGTAGCGCAATTCCATTCCGCACTGATTTTAAAAGAAAATGGGAGACTGGAAGAAGCGAACAGTTTTAAAGAGGAATTACTGGAAACAGAATATGAAATGGGTCCTATGACCTATAAAGAAATCCAGTCTATTTAA
- a CDS encoding anti-sigma factor domain-containing protein, producing MTLEELKNSGDLEAYVCGVLSRERSREISKQINESDELQLEVQQIEDAYFKLAAGISPKIDEVKIYENLRRYIKEQSRDEDSINWSQYLGWAAAVLLFISAGYFFHENTSLNEQLVDTERTNNILNNELEQLDGLNADYQEALAFIKDKNTVKVNLAGQGDYANTSAVAFHNPVTDKTYVDVSGLPEAPEDMTYQLWSLTLNPLTPTSLGVMAMNDQKFIEFENSFDTQAFGITLEKAGGSPSPTLERLYTLGVIE from the coding sequence ATGACGTTAGAAGAATTAAAAAATAGCGGAGATCTAGAGGCGTACGTTTGTGGTGTATTGTCACGGGAGCGTTCTAGAGAGATCTCAAAGCAGATCAACGAGAGTGATGAGCTTCAATTAGAAGTTCAGCAAATCGAGGATGCTTACTTTAAACTTGCTGCTGGGATATCACCTAAAATTGACGAGGTCAAGATTTATGAAAACCTACGCAGGTACATAAAGGAACAAAGTCGTGATGAGGATTCCATCAACTGGAGTCAATATCTAGGATGGGCAGCTGCGGTATTGCTCTTTATAAGTGCTGGGTACTTCTTCCATGAAAACACAAGCCTTAATGAACAGCTGGTTGATACGGAGCGTACCAATAATATACTGAATAATGAGCTAGAACAACTTGACGGACTCAATGCAGATTATCAAGAGGCACTTGCATTTATTAAAGATAAAAACACCGTTAAAGTCAATCTTGCTGGTCAAGGTGATTATGCCAACACTAGCGCTGTTGCGTTTCACAATCCGGTTACAGATAAAACTTACGTTGATGTTTCTGGGTTGCCAGAAGCTCCAGAAGATATGACTTACCAATTATGGTCCTTAACATTAAATCCTTTGACTCCTACTAGTCTAGGTGTGATGGCCATGAATGATCAAAAGTTCATAGAATTTGAAAACTCTTTTGATACGCAAGCCTTTGGTATTACTCTAGAAAAAGCCGGTGGAAGCCCTTCTCCTACTCTAGAGAGACTATATACTTTAGGAGTTATAGAGTAA
- a CDS encoding RNA polymerase sigma factor yields the protein MNAQPDLLIARLQEGSEVAFNRIYERYHKALHGVIFAIVKNEDVAQEILQDVFIKIWKNANSYDKSSGRFFTWTLNIARNASIDYLRSKNHKNSLKNLSTDNFVDVIVSNENLDDQTDGMFIKQWVEKLEPMCVKIIDIIFFKGFTFKDGAKELDMPSGTLKTRHRRCLNNLREMMIN from the coding sequence ATGAATGCACAACCAGATCTATTAATTGCTCGCTTACAAGAAGGCAGCGAGGTCGCTTTTAATAGAATATATGAACGATATCACAAGGCATTGCATGGAGTCATCTTTGCCATCGTGAAAAATGAAGATGTTGCACAAGAGATTCTACAAGATGTATTTATTAAAATCTGGAAAAATGCGAATAGCTATGATAAATCCTCTGGGAGGTTTTTTACCTGGACGCTCAATATAGCTCGTAATGCATCTATAGATTACCTGCGCAGCAAAAATCATAAGAACAGCCTTAAAAACTTAAGTACCGATAATTTCGTAGATGTTATAGTGTCCAATGAAAATCTCGATGATCAAACAGATGGAATGTTTATCAAACAATGGGTAGAAAAACTAGAGCCCATGTGTGTAAAAATCATCGATATTATTTTCTTTAAAGGATTCACCTTTAAGGATGGCGCTAAAGAGCTGGATATGCCATCTGGCACATTAAAGACCAGACACAGAAGGTGTTTGAATAATTTACGAGAAATGATGATCAACTAA
- a CDS encoding superoxide dismutase family protein, translating into MKKLNVAIMIMALVFTVSCKEKESDAMDENNMETEEVEMNEEMDNAEMDEKKSIVVPMGSKSESNVTGSIRFVEENGVVSMSANLTGLTAGTHAIHIHENGDCSAMDGSSAGGHWNPTSDEHGDWGDGSYHMGDIGNLEADGEGVAVLQFSTDKWCIGCDDETKNIVGKGVIVHATADDFTSQPSGAAGARVACGVIE; encoded by the coding sequence ATGAAAAAATTAAACGTAGCCATCATGATCATGGCACTAGTTTTCACGGTCTCTTGTAAAGAAAAAGAAAGCGACGCAATGGATGAAAACAACATGGAAACTGAAGAAGTTGAAATGAACGAGGAAATGGATAACGCCGAAATGGATGAGAAAAAATCGATTGTAGTTCCTATGGGATCCAAAAGTGAAAGCAATGTTACGGGATCAATCCGTTTTGTAGAAGAAAATGGTGTTGTAAGCATGAGTGCTAATCTTACAGGACTTACCGCTGGGACACATGCTATCCATATTCATGAAAATGGGGATTGTAGCGCCATGGACGGTTCAAGCGCTGGTGGACACTGGAATCCTACATCAGATGAGCACGGCGATTGGGGTGATGGTAGCTACCACATGGGCGATATAGGAAATCTTGAAGCTGACGGTGAAGGTGTTGCAGTACTTCAATTTTCTACAGATAAGTGGTGTATAGGCTGTGATGACGAAACTAAAAACATTGTAGGTAAAGGTGTTATCGTACACGCAACTGCAGACGATTTCACTTCACAACCTAGTGGTGCTGCTGGCGCAAGAGTCGCATGCGGTGTGATTGAATAG
- a CDS encoding YdeI/OmpD-associated family protein yields the protein MIFTFETTLTHNGWVGALVIPEDISEQLESAKIKRVVADLNVSGKEITLYAGVIKRKGIKYLMLSKANKKALALEEGDTVKVNMKEDTSKYQAPLTEELEAVLLSDYEAYEIFESLLPGKQRNIIFMIYGIKDSQKRVDVALNAMENLKMGNLNPIRFEKLLPY from the coding sequence ATGATCTTCACTTTTGAAACCACATTGACGCATAATGGTTGGGTTGGCGCCTTGGTCATACCAGAGGATATCTCAGAACAGCTTGAATCAGCAAAAATCAAAAGAGTCGTAGCAGATTTAAACGTTTCGGGAAAGGAAATAACGCTCTATGCTGGTGTTATCAAAAGAAAAGGTATCAAATACTTAATGCTCTCAAAGGCAAACAAAAAAGCCTTAGCCCTAGAAGAAGGTGATACAGTCAAGGTCAACATGAAAGAAGATACTAGCAAGTATCAAGCGCCTTTGACGGAAGAATTGGAAGCGGTTCTATTAAGTGATTATGAAGCTTATGAAATCTTTGAATCCCTATTGCCTGGTAAACAACGTAACATCATTTTCATGATTTATGGCATCAAGGATTCTCAAAAAAGAGTCGATGTGGCGCTCAACGCGATGGAAAATCTGAAAATGGGAAATCTTAACCCCATCAGGTTTGAGAAACTATTACCCTATTAA
- a CDS encoding bifunctional alpha/beta hydrolase/OsmC family protein: MKMEKITFQNADGYELSGRLELPIDQKPHNYAVFAHCFTCSKNFTATRNITRALTSSGFGVLRFDFTGLGDSDGDFGDTNFSGNVEDLLAAIDYLSTHHKAPSLAIGHSLGGAAIIFASAKAESIQAVATIGTPSDTKHVKHLFGDQIEAIIENGEAVVELSGRPFKIKEQFLRDVDEQMLTQTLKDMRKPLLICHSPQDNTVGIQHAERLYHAAIHPKSFLSLDGADHLLTNKEDSHYVGNVIAGWASRYLELPEIKTIKSQHEIAASLNAADGFTTQVKAGNHYLTVDEPLEIKGNDYGPTPYDLLSSGLASCTVMTIQMYSKRKKWHVEDVECHVTYDKQHAADCENCEDNSSKIDTFTRHIKFPEELEDHQIKKLLEIADKCPVHRTLHSKTQVITHLL, encoded by the coding sequence ATGAAAATGGAAAAAATCACCTTCCAGAATGCAGATGGCTATGAACTAAGTGGTCGCCTGGAATTACCTATTGATCAAAAACCGCATAATTATGCGGTTTTTGCACATTGTTTCACCTGTAGTAAAAACTTTACGGCGACCCGCAATATCACGCGAGCCTTGACATCTTCAGGTTTTGGCGTGCTTAGGTTTGATTTTACAGGCTTGGGCGATTCTGACGGTGATTTTGGAGACACAAATTTCTCTGGCAATGTCGAGGATCTGCTGGCCGCCATAGATTACCTGTCGACTCATCATAAAGCGCCATCACTCGCCATAGGTCATTCCTTAGGTGGTGCTGCTATAATTTTCGCTTCCGCGAAAGCGGAATCCATTCAAGCTGTAGCAACCATAGGGACACCTAGCGACACAAAGCATGTGAAACACCTTTTCGGCGATCAAATTGAAGCCATTATTGAAAATGGAGAAGCCGTAGTAGAATTGAGCGGTCGCCCGTTTAAAATCAAGGAGCAGTTCCTACGCGATGTGGATGAACAGATGTTGACGCAAACCTTGAAAGATATGCGCAAACCATTGTTGATTTGTCATTCACCACAAGACAACACGGTTGGAATACAGCATGCAGAACGATTGTATCACGCGGCGATCCATCCCAAAAGCTTTTTGAGTCTGGACGGCGCAGACCATCTTCTTACCAACAAGGAAGACAGTCATTATGTAGGCAATGTGATTGCGGGTTGGGCCAGTCGTTATCTAGAATTACCAGAAATTAAGACCATTAAATCCCAACATGAAATCGCTGCAAGTCTTAATGCAGCAGATGGTTTCACTACCCAAGTTAAAGCTGGAAATCATTACTTAACCGTGGATGAGCCGCTAGAAATTAAAGGAAATGACTACGGTCCTACTCCATACGATTTATTATCCAGCGGACTAGCATCCTGTACCGTGATGACGATACAGATGTATTCCAAGCGTAAAAAATGGCACGTGGAAGATGTAGAATGTCATGTGACGTATGACAAGCAGCATGCCGCTGACTGTGAAAACTGCGAAGACAATAGCTCCAAAATTGACACCTTCACAAGACACATCAAATTCCCTGAAGAACTGGAGGATCACCAAATTAAAAAACTACTGGAAATAGCCGATAAATGTCCCGTGCATAGAACCCTACATTCCAAAACTCAAGTGATCACACACCTGTTATGA